The proteins below come from a single Dendropsophus ebraccatus isolate aDenEbr1 chromosome 15, aDenEbr1.pat, whole genome shotgun sequence genomic window:
- the ATL2 gene encoding atlastin-2 isoform X2: protein MGNACLHCLYFGCKFGVMKGRDEDHVEDIQLNSESDAEVMDKPHPIQVVLAHEDDHNFELDEKALESILMQDHIRDLNVVVVSVAGAFRKGKSFLLDFMLRFMYSQNYTSWIGGNFEPLTGFTWRGGCERETTGIQIWSEVFVVDKPDGTKVAVILMDTQGAFDSQSTIKDCATVFALSTMTSSVQVYNLSQNIQEDDLQHLQLFTEYGRLAMEEIYKKPFQTLMFLIRDWSYPYEHTYGLEGGKLFLEKRLQVKQNQHEELQNVRKHIHSCFTNIGCFLLPHPGLKVATNPNFDGRLVDIDDEFKKELHNLVPLLLSPKNLVEKEIGGSKVTCRDLLEYFKAYIKIYQGEELPHPKSMLQATAEANNLAAVAGAKDTYSKHMEQVCGGDKPYIAPADLERKHLDLKETCVKQFRSVKKMGGEEFCRRYQEQLEAELEESYANFMKHNDGKNIFYAARTPATLFAVMFAMYIISGLTGFIGLNSIANICNLIMGLALLSFCTWAYVKYSGEFRDLGTLIDQIAEIIWEQVLKPMSDTFMEDNIRQTVTNSIKAGLTEQVTQASRLKTD, encoded by the exons ATGGGAAATGCATGCCTGCACTGCCTGTATTTTGGGTGTAAATTTGGAGTCATGAAGGGTAGAG ATGAAGATCATGTGGAAGACATCCAACTTAATTCTGAGAGCGATGCCGAGGTGATGGACAAACCTCACCCCATCCAGGTTGTCCTCGCCCATGAAGACGACCATAACTTTGAGCTGGATGAAAAGGCCCTGGAGAGCATTTTGATGCAGGATCACATCCGTGATCTGAATGTTGTCGTTGTGTCTGTCGCTGGTGCTTTTCGTAAAGGGAAATCTTTTTTGCTCGATTTTATGCTTCGGTTTATGTACAGTCAG AACTACACAAGTTGGATTGGTGGAAATTTTGAGCCACTCACTGGTTTTACGTGGCGAGGGGGTTGTGAGCGGGAGACCACTGGAATCCAGATTTGGAGCGAAGTTTTTGTTGTGGACAAACCTGATGGAACAAAG GTTGCAGTTATTCTTATGGACACTCAGGGAGCCTTTGACAGCCAGTCTACAATTAAAGATTGTGCAACGGTTTTTGCCTTAAGCACAATGACCAGCTCTGTCCAG GTGTATAATTTGTCACAGAATATTCAAGAAGATGATCTTCAGCATTTACAG CTTTTTACTGAGTATGGTCGTCTTGCAATggaagaaatatacaaaaaaccCTTTCAG accCTTATGTTTTTAATCAGAGACTGGAGTTATCCGTATGAACACACGTATGGTTTAGAGGGTGGGAAACTGTTTTTGGAAAAACGGTTGCAG GTAAAACAGAACCAACACGAGGAGCTGCAGAATGTCAGGAAGCATATACACTCTTGTTTTACTAATATCGGCTGTTTTCTCTTGCCCCATCCTGGTCTTAAAGTGGCAACCAATCCTAATTTTGATGGCAGATTAGTAG ACATTGATGACGAGTTCAAGAAGGAACTTCATAACCTGGTCCCTTTGCTGCTCTCTCCTAAGAACTTGGTAGAAAAGGAAATTGGTGGATCCAAGGTGACTTGTCGAGATCTGCTTGAATATTTTAAA GCATACATCAAAATTTATCAAGGAGAAGAGCTCCCCCACCCAAAGTCTATGTTGCAG gCAACAGCAGAAGCCAATAACCTTGCAGCTGTTGCTGGAGCTAAAGACACATACAGCAAACACATGGAGCAG GTATGTGGAGGAGACAAGCCATACATTGCCCCAGCGGATCTTGAACGAAAGCATTTGGATTTAAAGGAAACTTGTGTCAAGCAGTTCCGCTCAGTGAAGAAGATGGGTGGAGAGGAGTTCTGTCGCCGATACCAGGAGCAGCTGGAGGCAGAGCTAGAAGAATCCTATGCAAACTTCATGAAACACAATGATGGCAAAAATATCTTTTACGCTGCTCGCACCCCTGccaccttgtttgctgtcatgtTTGCCATGTACATTATCTCAGGGCTGACTGGTTTCATTGGCCTGAACTCTATAGCAAACATTTGTAACCTGATCATGGGATTAGCACTTCTGTCCTTCTGCACCTGGGCTTATGTGAAGTACTCTGGAGAATTTCGGGATTTGGGAACCTTAATAGATCAAATTGCTGAAATAATTTGGGAACAG